A single Xiphias gladius isolate SHS-SW01 ecotype Sanya breed wild chromosome 18, ASM1685928v1, whole genome shotgun sequence DNA region contains:
- the LOC120804392 gene encoding carbohydrate sulfotransferase 11-like isoform X2: protein MRMPRGGRLLLATCLGSLFVLVLYFQTITKPEPGVKTGSRPGKSRRSPLQTLYNGDQLELLAAQRSLQSRRELLEQACLSHTRKRRVLSSGDLKHLIVDDKHSLIYCYVPKVACTNWKRVLMVLTSDGRYTDPLAIPANEAHVAGNLRTLSEFSVPEINQRLRSYLKFIFVREPFERLVSAYRNKFTRRYNTAFHKRYGTKIIRRHRLNPQPEALEKGNNVSFHEFVQYLVDPRTQREEPLNEHWERVHSLCHPCLIHYDIVGKYETLEPDAQAVLRLAGVEGTLKFPTSGKSTRTDGNMAASFFKQISPFYQKKLFNLYRMDFLLFNYSTPEYLRTR, encoded by the exons AACCTGGTGTGAAGACTGGCAGCAGACCAGGGAAAAGCAGGAGAAGTCCGCTGCAGACCCTCTACAATGGAGACCAG CTGGAGCTGTTGGCAGCTCAGAGGTCCCTCCAAAGCCGTAGGGAGCTGTTGGAGCAGGCGTGTCTGAGCCACACAAGGAAGCGCCGGGTGCTCTCGTCGGGAGACCTCAAACACCTCATTGTGGATGATAAACACAGCCTTATTTACTGCTATGTACCCAAG GTAGCCTGCACAAATTGGAAGCGTGTCCTTATGGTCCTCACTAGTGATGGGCGCTACACTGACCCTCTTGCCATCCCTGCCAACGAGGCACACGTAGCTGGTAACCTCCGCACACTTTCCGAGTTCTCAGTCCCTGAGATCAACCAGCGCCTTCGCAGCTACCTCAAGTTCATCTTCGTGCGGGAGCCCTTTGAGCGTCTGGTGTCCGCCTACCGGAACAAGTTCACACGTCGCTACAACACCGCTTTCCACAAGCGCTACGGAACCAAGATCATCCGTCGGCACCGGTTAAACCCGCAGCCGGAAGCGCTGGAGAAAGGGAATAACGTTTCTTTCCACGAGTTTGTCCAGTACCTCGTGGATCCGCGGACCCAACGGGAGGAACCTTTGAATGAGCACTGGGAACGGGTGCACTCCCTCTGCCACCCCTGTCTGATCCACTATGATATAGTGGGGAAGTACGAGACTCTGGAGCCAGATGCTCAGGCTGTGCTCAGGTTGGCCGGAGTAGAGGGGACACTTAAATTTCCAACGTCTGGTAAGAGCACCAGGACTGATGGGAACATGGCAGCAAGCTTCTTTAAGCAAATCAGTCCTTTTTACCAGAAGAAACTGTTCAACCTGTATCGAATGGACTTCCTGCTCTTCAACTACTCCACACCAGAGTATCTCAGGACTCGATGA
- the LOC120804392 gene encoding carbohydrate sulfotransferase 11-like isoform X1 yields MRMPRGGRLLLATCLGSLFVLVLYFQTITKPEPGVKTGSRPGKSRRSPLQTLYNGDQQLELLAAQRSLQSRRELLEQACLSHTRKRRVLSSGDLKHLIVDDKHSLIYCYVPKVACTNWKRVLMVLTSDGRYTDPLAIPANEAHVAGNLRTLSEFSVPEINQRLRSYLKFIFVREPFERLVSAYRNKFTRRYNTAFHKRYGTKIIRRHRLNPQPEALEKGNNVSFHEFVQYLVDPRTQREEPLNEHWERVHSLCHPCLIHYDIVGKYETLEPDAQAVLRLAGVEGTLKFPTSGKSTRTDGNMAASFFKQISPFYQKKLFNLYRMDFLLFNYSTPEYLRTR; encoded by the exons AACCTGGTGTGAAGACTGGCAGCAGACCAGGGAAAAGCAGGAGAAGTCCGCTGCAGACCCTCTACAATGGAGACCAG CAGCTGGAGCTGTTGGCAGCTCAGAGGTCCCTCCAAAGCCGTAGGGAGCTGTTGGAGCAGGCGTGTCTGAGCCACACAAGGAAGCGCCGGGTGCTCTCGTCGGGAGACCTCAAACACCTCATTGTGGATGATAAACACAGCCTTATTTACTGCTATGTACCCAAG GTAGCCTGCACAAATTGGAAGCGTGTCCTTATGGTCCTCACTAGTGATGGGCGCTACACTGACCCTCTTGCCATCCCTGCCAACGAGGCACACGTAGCTGGTAACCTCCGCACACTTTCCGAGTTCTCAGTCCCTGAGATCAACCAGCGCCTTCGCAGCTACCTCAAGTTCATCTTCGTGCGGGAGCCCTTTGAGCGTCTGGTGTCCGCCTACCGGAACAAGTTCACACGTCGCTACAACACCGCTTTCCACAAGCGCTACGGAACCAAGATCATCCGTCGGCACCGGTTAAACCCGCAGCCGGAAGCGCTGGAGAAAGGGAATAACGTTTCTTTCCACGAGTTTGTCCAGTACCTCGTGGATCCGCGGACCCAACGGGAGGAACCTTTGAATGAGCACTGGGAACGGGTGCACTCCCTCTGCCACCCCTGTCTGATCCACTATGATATAGTGGGGAAGTACGAGACTCTGGAGCCAGATGCTCAGGCTGTGCTCAGGTTGGCCGGAGTAGAGGGGACACTTAAATTTCCAACGTCTGGTAAGAGCACCAGGACTGATGGGAACATGGCAGCAAGCTTCTTTAAGCAAATCAGTCCTTTTTACCAGAAGAAACTGTTCAACCTGTATCGAATGGACTTCCTGCTCTTCAACTACTCCACACCAGAGTATCTCAGGACTCGATGA